Part of the Mycolicibacterium mengxianglii genome is shown below.
ACGCGGTCAGCCGGGCCGTCCTCGATGCTCCGGGATCCGGCGGCCTGTCCGCAGCGCACCCCGCGTCGGTGGGCCTGGCGGAGGATCTCCTGGCCCTGGTTCCCGGCGATGGGGAGCGCCGGGTGTACCTCGGACACGCCGGCTCGGATGCCAATGACGTGGCGCTTCGCGCCTGTCGGCACGCCACCGGCCGGCGCACCGTTCTGACCTTCGAACACAGTTACCACGGCGGCGTCGGCGTCGCGATGGGCGTCTCCGGCGTGCACGTCGACGCGGGGGTACCGGCAGACCCGGATGCGGTATTCCTGCCCTACCCCAACCCTTTCCGGCCGTCCTCCGACGGTGTCGAGGCAGACGTGACGGCGTGCCTGGAGCTTGCCGAACACCACTTGGCCGGTGACTCCATCGCCTGCCTGATCGTGGAGCCGATCTTGTCCGACGGCGGCCTGGTCGTGCCGCCGGACGGATTCCTGGCCCGGCTGCAGGAACTGTGCCGCCGCCACGGGGTGCCGCTGATCTGCGACGAAGTCAAGATGGGCCTCGGCAGACCCGGCACCCTGCATGCCTTCGATCACGACGGCATCACCCCCGACATCGTCACGTTCGGCAAGGTGCTCGGCGGGGGCCTGCCGCTGTCAGCGGCGGTGGGCCCGGCCGCGATTCTGGACAACCCGCCGGCCGCTGCCCTGCTGACCACCGCCGGGAATCCGGTCTGCGCCGCAGCGGGCCGCGCGGTATTGGCGACGATCGTCGACGACCATCTGCCCGAACGGGCGGCGAAAATCGGTGCGCTGCTGGCCGATGGGCTGCGTGCACTGTCCGGCTCACCGGGTTCCGAACGCATTGGCGATGTCCGCGGCCGTGGTCTGGCGATCGGGCTGGAACTTGTCGATCCGCAGACCGGGGAGCGTGATCCCCGCCTTGCCGCGCAGGTGGTCTACCGTGCTTGGGAGCTGGGAGCGGTGGTCTACTACGTCGGCGGCAACGTCCTGGAGATCACGCCACCGCTGGTGCTGACCGAGGCCGAGGCCGGCCGTGCGGTCGAGATCCTCGGTGCAGCCATCGCCGATGCCGCCGCTGGAAATGTGAATGCCGAGGAGGTCGCCCGATATGCCGGCTGGTGAGTTGCCTGTGGGGGAATTGCCTGATGTCTTCGCCGGGGTCAGCGATCAGGTGCCCGACGCGCTGGCCGATCACCTGCGCGCACTGGCGCTGATCGACCACCACGTGCACGGCACCTTCAATGAGCCGGTTGACCGTGGCACATTCGAAGAGGCCATCAACGAGGGGTCCACCGATCCCATCCCGAGTTTCATGACCCAATTCGACTCGCCGCTGGGCCTTTCCATACGTCGCTGGTGCGCACCGCTGCTCGGTCTCGATGCCTTGGCGGGCGCCGATGAATACTGGGCACGGCGCAGCCAGTTCTCCGCCGACGAGCTCGCCCGCGCCATGTTGCCCGCCGCGCGCGTCGGGCGCTGGATCGTCGACACCGGGTTCAAGGGTGATCTGATCACCACACCCGAGGAGCTCACCAAACTCAGCGACGTCCCGTCCTCGGAGATCCTTCGGTTGGAGCGGCTCGCCGAGGACCTCTTGGAGAGCGGCACCTCACCCGACGAGTTCCCCGACGCATTCCGCGCCGCGCTGCGCGGCGCCGTGGACAACCCGGACGTGGTGGGCACCAAGACAATCTGCGCGTACCGCTGCGGGTTCGACATCGACTGGTCCCGACCCGACGACGCCGACGTGACAATCGAGGCGCGCGAACTCGCCGACCGGCCCAGACCACTTCGTCTCGACAGTCCGGTGCTGATCGCGTTCGCCGTGCACGAGGCGGCCGCGCACGGGCTGCCCATCCAGGTACACGTCGGCTTCGGCGACCGCGATCTCGATCTGCACCGCACCGACCCGCTGCTGTTGTTGCCCTTGCTACGCTCGATGCCGCCGGTGCCCGTCCTGCTGCTGCACTGTTATCCGTTCCAACGACAGGCCGGCTATCTGGCTCAGGCGTTCGACCACGTGAATTTCGATGTGGGCCTGGCGATCAACTATCTGGGCGCCCGATCCACCGGCCTGGTCGCCGAGGCTCTGGAAACAGCACCGTTCGCCAAGCAGCTGTTCTCCTCTGACGCGTTCGGCCCACCGGAGCTGCATGTGCTGGGCTCGGTGTTGTGGCGCCGTGCGATGGGCCTGGTGCTGGGTGCGTGGGTGCGCACCGGCGACTGCACCGCGCAGGACGCAATCCGGATCGTCGACATGATCGGCGTCCACAACGCTACCCGGGTGTACGCGCTCTGATGCACTCTGCAGCACCGCTTTTCGATTCACTGCGGCAATTCGTCGAGCGGGATCAGGCACCGTTCTACAGCCCCGGCCACAAGGGTGGCCGGACGCTGGACCCATGGTTCCGCGAGCACATCGCCGAACTGGATCTGAACAACCTGCCCGACACCGACACTTTGCACTGCCCCGAGGGTCCGATCCTGGAGGCTGAGCGGCTGATCGCCGACGCCTGGGCTGTCGGGCAGAGCTTCATGCTGGTGCAAGGTTCGACAAGCGGCAACATAGCCGTCGCCCTGTCAGCGCTACGTCCGGACGAGCCGGTGCTGGTGGCACGCAACGCTCACAAGTCCGTGCTCGCCGGTCTGGTGCAGGTGGGTGCCCGGCCGATTTGGCTGGAACCCCGGTGGGACAACGACTTCGGCGTCGCACACGGACTCGATGCCGCGGTTGTCGAACGCGCCTTGGCCGACAGTGGGGCCAAGGCTCTGTGGGTGCTGCATCCCACCTACTACGGCACCACCGGCGACATCGCCGCGCTGGCTCAGCTGTGCCGTAGCCACGACGCCACTCTCCTTGTCGACGGCGCACATTCGCCGCACTTCGCCTTCCATCCCGAATTACCGGTCGCCGCAGAGAGTGCCGGGGCGGCAGCAACAGTGCAGTCGGTGCACAAGATCCTGTCCGGGCTCAGCCAGGCCGCGGTACTGCACATCGACCCCACTGTGCTCGATCCGGCGTTGGTGCGGCGCGGGCTGCAACTCATCCAGACGACCAGTCCCCACTTCGCCATCATGGCCTCGACCGACCTGGCGCGCCGGCAGATGATGCTGCACGGCCGGGACCTGCTCGACGCCACCCTGGACCGGGCGCGGCGCACTGCGGCTCGGCTGGCTGCCATCCCTGGGCTGACCGTGCTGCGACCTGAGCACCTCGCCGGTGCGGGTACCGGGTTACATCAGCTCGACGAGACCAAGCTGCTGGTCGGCACTTCGGGTCTGGCAGCAGACGGCCGCGATGTGGTCGCCCGGCTCAACCGCGTCCACGGGGTGCAGCCGGAACTGGGCGGCGCCGGCCACGTCCTGTGCATCACGACGATCGGAAACACCGAGTCCGACATGGACCGACTCGTCGCGGGCTTCGCCGAAGTCGCCGGGTACGCGGGCCGGCGTCCCGATGGTGCGCGCAGCGACTTGATCACCGATCTGCTCGCCGTCCGGCCGCAAACCGTGCTCACACCGCGGGAGGCGTTCTTCGCCGCCGAGGTGTCGGTGCCACTGGCGCAGGCATCGGGACGGATTGCCGCTGAGGCGATCACGCCCTATCCCCCGGGCATCCCGTTGGTGATGCCCGGTGAGCGGCTCAGTGACGACGTGATCGGGCTGTTAGGGGCCCTGCGTTCCGCCGGGAACCCCATCAGTTCCTCGGATCCGACGATGAACTTCGTCAAGGTGGTCAGCTGAGGACCGCGCGTCCGCCCTCGCGAGCCACCGGGTGATGCAGAACACGCCGGCGACCGGAATAGTCCACTGCTCGGACGGGTTTTCGAGCAGCGTGTCTTGTCCCGCTTTGCCGCGTCGCCGGCCGCAGTGTCCAGGAACCGACGCCGAGATCGGTCACGGTTGATGCGCCAGGGTCCGCTCGCGGGACGCTATCCCGCCGTGGCCGCGATGGTCACCCTCGCACTGATCCCCTATTTGGCCCTGTCGTCGGCGATCGACCCGCTGGTACCGATCATTTCCGAACAGTTGCACATGAGCGCGCAGGCGATGACGCTCACTTCGGGACTGGGCAACGCCGCCTACGCCATCGGCACCGTGCTGGCCGTGCAGTTCGCCCAGCACCTGCCGCAACGGCGGATGCTGCTGCTCTACGCGGTACTGCTGGTGGTGGGGTCCGTCGCGGCGGCTGCAGCGCCGAACGCCGCCTTCTTCATCGGCGGCCACATCGTTCAAGGGTTGTCGACCAGCATGTTGTTGATCGCCGCCGCACCCCCGCTCACCATCGGATTTCCGCGCAGCAAGCTCCGCAACACGGCCGTCATCATGAACATGTGCGTGTTCGGGGCGGTCGCCCTGGGCCCGTTCGTCGGCGGCGTCCAAGCCGAAGCCAACGCATGGCGGCCGCTGTTCTGGATCGTCGCTGCAATCGCGCTGCTCGCACTGATATTGGCCGCACTGACATTCGACGACGCACCCCCGGCTGACCTGGACGCGCCCCGCGACCTGCGGGCGATCGCCTTGGCCGCCGTCGGCTGTACGGCCGCGTTCGTCGGCGCGGCGCAGCTCACCAGCCACGGGTTCTCCGACTTCGCCGTCACCGGCCCGATGTTCGGTGGCCTCATCCTGATCGTCGTCCTGATCGTCTACCAGTTCCGGGCCCGCCGACCGCTTCTCACGGTTCGCACGATGCTGACGAGCGCAATCCCGGTTGCCGGCGTCGGTGTCGCCCTGTTCGCAGCTGCGGCGTCGGTGGCGGCAACGGTGCTGACGGCAGCGGTTTTCCTGGAGACGTACAGTCCCGCGCACGTCGGGCTGCTGTATCTACCCGAACTCGCCGGTGCGGTCGTCATGGCAGTGGTGTTCGGGATCGTGATCTCCCGACGCGCGATGCACTATCTGCCGTTGGTCGGCATGGCGTTGTTGGCCGCCGGGATCGCGGTTTTCCGGTTCGCCCTTCCGGCGAACCAGCCTCTGGCGGTGCTCGGGTCGACGCTGACAGGCCTGGCCCTGGGCGCCACTGTCGCCCCCGCACTTTTTGTCGCCGGGTTCTCTCTGAAGTCCAACAGTCTCCAGCGCGTATTCGCGATCATCGAACTGCTGCGGGCTGTCGCAGCGTTCATGGTGGCTCCGATTTTCGTCTACTTCGCCACGCACGTCACCGGCGATCTGGTCGAAGGCACCGGAATCGCACTGTGGATCGGGTTCGGGTTGGCAATAGCGGGTGCCGTTTTCGGCGTCGCGGTATACGTGCTCAGCGGCGCCCGCCCACAAGTGCCCGACCTCGACGAATTCCTCGACGGCGACTCACCTGCCTGGTATTCACCGCCGCTGCTGGCGCGCCTGCGGTCGGACCTCCCGTCATCGGTTGCCGTGGCCGAACACCCCACGCCCGCTGCCACTTCCGCTCCCCCACACCCGCCGTCCGTCGACCGCCCCGTGCTGTTCGCCTACGACGGGTCAGAGCTGGCAGCGCAGGCGATCACTCACGCCGCGGCCAGTCTTTCGCCGCGATCAGCTGTCGTCGTGTGCGTGTGGCAACCCGTGGACGTCGGCTTCACCCCGACGAACGGCACCCACTTCGACGCGGACCGGGCCAGCGAGGTGCGCCGCGCCGCCGAGCAGACAGCCGCCCACGGTGCTGCGCTGGCGCGGGACGCGGGGTTCCAGTCCTGCAGCGTTGCCGTCGAGGCCACGCCCACGTGGAAAGGCATCGTCGCCGCCGCTGACGAGCACAACGCCAGCCTGATCGTGCTGGCACCGCACCGCCGGAGCGGACTACTCGGCCGGCTCGAGGGCAGCGTCGCGACCGCGGTGGCCACCCATACCGACGTTCCGGTGCTGCTGATTCCCCAGGCCGACGGCACGATCGGTCCTCAGCAGCGGTGACGGGTGGGCGGTGAGTCGGTGAAGTTGACGATGTCCGCCATCACGGCTTCGCTCTGCGGTGATCCGAGTGCTGCGTCCACGGCGGCGTCATCGTCGAATTCACACACTGCCAGCGCAATGGTGCCCTCGACCCGGCCTTCGGGAAAGAACGCCGTCGCGCTGCGCAAACCGTAAGGGCCCCAAGCGGTCATCACCAGCGGCAGGTGCGTGCCGGTGTAGTAATCGCGGTCAAACCGCGTCGCTGCATCACCGGCGTATGTCACGAACATGGTGGTCATCGTCGTCCGTCCAAGGTGTCCAGGAACTCCAGTACAAGGCGCCGGAATGCGACGGGCTGATCGAGTGGGACCAGGTGCGCCGCACCAGGGACCACGATCAGTGGCACGGTGCCGAGCTCGCGCGCCAATGTCTGCCCACCGTCGAAGAAGTCCGGCATATCGAGGGCACCGACAGCGACGAGGGTAGGCACCTGCAGTGAGCGCAGTGCGCCCGGGCGCTGAAGTGGATCGACACCGGCGGTGGGATCCCCGTACCGTCTGCGGTGCTCCAAGTTGTTGCGCAGCATGCGGGCCACCGATGCTTTGGTGGCCTCAGGTGTGGCCGGCGCGGTCCACGCCGCCACCCCGGCACGCACCGCCTCGTCGATGTCTCCGCGGGCCAGCGCCGCCCGTTCCTCATCCCAGGCCGCCTGCAGCAGAGCCGACGGCGCCTGGTCGTGGGGACGGTAACCGAACGCGATCAACCCGGTAACGAGCTCCGGGTGAACGGCGGCCACTTGCAGTGCCACCAGTGCGCCCAGCGAATTTCCCACCAGCACACAGTGTCTGACGCCGAGGGCAGCGAGTGTCTCGTTGACGGCTGTCCATGGTTCGATGCTTCGGTCGGCCGCTTCACCATATCCGGGAAGATCCACCGCGATCGCCCGCACGCCGGCGGCGGCGAACTCCGGGAGGTGCGGACTCCACATCGAACGGTCGGTGGGCCGCGCGTGCAGCAGCACCACCGTGGGACCCGGCGCCGGACCGGTGTCGTCGGCAGGCAGAATCGCCGGAGATCCTCCTGCTTCACACCGCATTGGTGAGCTCATCGAGGTCCTCCCGGGTGAGGTGTAGATCTGCGGCTGCGATGTTCTCTTCGAGGTGGCCGACCTTGGCGGTTCCCGGTATCGGGAGGACCGTCTCCGACTGGGCCAGCATCCAGGCCAATGACACCTGCGACGGGGATGCGTTGTGCACCGCCGCGATACGGTCGACCGGCCCGCCCGGGCGTGCGAGCGCACCGGCCGCCACCGGCGCCCACGGGATGAAGCCGATACCTTCCCGGTGGCAGTACTCGAGGACATCTGCCGACGAGCGATCGGTCAGGTTGTACCGGTTCTGCACCGTGGTGACGTCGACGATCTGACGTGCCTGCTCGATCTGCGCGACGGATACCTGCGACAACCCGATGGCGACGATCTTCCCCTCGTCCTGGAGCTTCTTCAGCTCCCCCACTTGGTCTTCCAGCGGCACCGCAGGGTCGACCCGGTGCAGCTGAAACAGGTCGATGTGGTCCAGACCGAGACGCCGCAAGCTGAGCAACGCCTGCTGCCGCAGGTACTCCGGTCTGCCGACGGGCGGCCAGGCTTTCGGCCCGAGGCGGACGACGCCACCGTCGGTGTCGATGACGTCAGGTCCGTTACGGGTGAGACCGGCCTTGGTGGCGATCAGAACATGCTCGGGATACGGGTGCAGCGCGTCGTGGATGATCTCCTCACTGATGTGCGGGCCGTAGGAGTCGGCGGTGTCGATCAGCGCCACTCCGAGTTCCACAGCGCGGCGCACCACCCGCACACACTCGTCCCGGTCCTTCGGTGGCCCCCAGATGCCGCGCCCCGTCAAACGCATCGCTCCGAAACCCAGGCGGGCCAAGGTCTTTCCGGCGATCTCGAAAGTACCGGCCCGATCGGCCAGCGACGTGGTTGTCATTCGAAGCCTGCGTTCCACGCGAGATCGCGTTGCGGCGATTGCGGGGGTTGTTGTTCCAGTCGCTGCTCGGCGAGTCGGCGCAGCAGGATCAGCCCGTCTGCACTGGGGCTACCGGATTCGGCACTGTAGACCGAAAGATGCTGCCCCGGTGCACTTTCGACTGCCATCGATTCGAAACTCAGTCGTAAGGATCCGACCTCGGGATGCCGGAATTCCTTGACCTCCCGGGTTCGCGGACGGACGTCATAGTGCATCCAGTGGGCGGTGAAGGCCTCGCTGCGCACCGTGAGTGCCCCGGTGATGCGCTCGATCCGCTCGTCTCCGGGAAATCGCGCTGCTGACGCCCGCAGATTCCCCACCGCGATACGCGCCACCTGTTCCCAGTCGGCGTAGAACTCGCGGGCGAAGGGGTCCAGGAAGATCATCCGAAGCAGGTTGTCGAACCGCTGGAATCCGGAGTACAACGCTTCTGCGATTGCGTTGGCTGCCAAGATGTCCTGAGCCCGACCGACGACGAAGGCGGGAAGGTCGTGCAGGCTGTCCATCATCCGCAGCAGGTCGGCGGTGACCACGCCGTCCGGCGGGGCAGCTGTCTGCGGCGCACACCCACCCAGCCGGAACAGATGAGCTGCTGCGGGCTCATCCAGCCGCAGCACCCTGGCGATCGCCTGCAGCACCTGCGGGGACGGGAACCGTTCGCGGCCCTGCTCGATCCGCATGTAGTAGTCGGTGCTCACGCCGGCCAGCAGCGCAACCTCTTCGCGGCGCAGGCCTGGCACCCGGCGTGACAGGCCCGGTGGCAGGCCGATGTCCTTGGGCGTGACGGCGTCGCGGCGCGCCCGCAGATAGTTGCCCAGTTCGTTGTCCGCATTCACGGTTTTGACGGTAATCGTCATTTCGGGCCATGGGGTGGGTGCACCGCACCCCCGGTGCATCGGCGGTGATGGCATGGCATGCTGCCATGCGTAACACAACAGGGAGTCGTTTTTATGGGTGAACCCACAGGGAAGGCAGCGCCGGGCACCGTCCGTCCGGGCGGCCGGACTTCCCGCGTCGGTATCGCGGTGCTCGAGGCCACGCTGCAGGTGCTGGCCGAACGCGGCTACACGGGCTTGACGGTGGAACGTGTCGCCGAGTGCTCAGGTGTCAACAAGTCGACGATCTACCGCCGCTGGCAGACCAAGGAGTCCCTGCTCGCTGCAGCGGTCGACAACATGGCCGACGAGCTGTTCCCGATTTCGAAGACCGGGGTCATCGACGAGGATCTGCGCTCGTTCGGCCGGTCACTGGTGGACGCGCTGACCAGTGAATCGCCGTCGGTGGCTGGAGTGATGCGTGCGTTGCTCTCCGACGCCGGTGGCGAACCACGGATCGCTGAGATCAAACGGGACTTCTTCGCCAAGCGGTACCGGGAGGCGGCGGCCATGGTCGACATCGCGATCGCCGACGGACATCTCCCGTCGGACACCGACGTTCGGAATCTGGTCGGCCTGGTGGCCGCACCGCTGTACTACCGCAAGCTGGTGACCAGCGAGCCGCTGGACCACACCGTCGCCGACGCGGCGGTCGAGACGGCCTTGATCGCGCTGCAGGCCGGCGCCTGCCGCACGTAGGTCAGTGAGCCAGTCGAGGAAACAACACCTCGGCACTGCCGCGCTCGATGCCCTCGGCCTCACCATCAGAGAAGTGCTGGTAGTCGTCCAAGAACTCGTTGAAGTACGACCCGGCGCGCTCGTTCGCAAACGGCCAATCAGTGCCGTAGAGCACGTGTCCGGGTTCAGCGAAGGCCAACAACGCGGGCAACGCGCTGGGGCTCGCGGCCAGCGCGGTATCGAAGTAGAACCGTTTGA
Proteins encoded:
- a CDS encoding aspartate aminotransferase family protein; translation: MSTLYQRDEAVIAGIEKLRFFPLEVVSGHGSTLVTPDGRELLDLSATWTASGLGHGHPAVADAVSRAVLDAPGSGGLSAAHPASVGLAEDLLALVPGDGERRVYLGHAGSDANDVALRACRHATGRRTVLTFEHSYHGGVGVAMGVSGVHVDAGVPADPDAVFLPYPNPFRPSSDGVEADVTACLELAEHHLAGDSIACLIVEPILSDGGLVVPPDGFLARLQELCRRHGVPLICDEVKMGLGRPGTLHAFDHDGITPDIVTFGKVLGGGLPLSAAVGPAAILDNPPAAALLTTAGNPVCAAAGRAVLATIVDDHLPERAAKIGALLADGLRALSGSPGSERIGDVRGRGLAIGLELVDPQTGERDPRLAAQVVYRAWELGAVVYYVGGNVLEITPPLVLTEAEAGRAVEILGAAIADAAAGNVNAEEVARYAGW
- a CDS encoding amidohydrolase family protein, which produces MPVGELPDVFAGVSDQVPDALADHLRALALIDHHVHGTFNEPVDRGTFEEAINEGSTDPIPSFMTQFDSPLGLSIRRWCAPLLGLDALAGADEYWARRSQFSADELARAMLPAARVGRWIVDTGFKGDLITTPEELTKLSDVPSSEILRLERLAEDLLESGTSPDEFPDAFRAALRGAVDNPDVVGTKTICAYRCGFDIDWSRPDDADVTIEARELADRPRPLRLDSPVLIAFAVHEAAAHGLPIQVHVGFGDRDLDLHRTDPLLLLPLLRSMPPVPVLLLHCYPFQRQAGYLAQAFDHVNFDVGLAINYLGARSTGLVAEALETAPFAKQLFSSDAFGPPELHVLGSVLWRRAMGLVLGAWVRTGDCTAQDAIRIVDMIGVHNATRVYAL
- a CDS encoding aminotransferase class I/II-fold pyridoxal phosphate-dependent enzyme — translated: MHSAAPLFDSLRQFVERDQAPFYSPGHKGGRTLDPWFREHIAELDLNNLPDTDTLHCPEGPILEAERLIADAWAVGQSFMLVQGSTSGNIAVALSALRPDEPVLVARNAHKSVLAGLVQVGARPIWLEPRWDNDFGVAHGLDAAVVERALADSGAKALWVLHPTYYGTTGDIAALAQLCRSHDATLLVDGAHSPHFAFHPELPVAAESAGAAATVQSVHKILSGLSQAAVLHIDPTVLDPALVRRGLQLIQTTSPHFAIMASTDLARRQMMLHGRDLLDATLDRARRTAARLAAIPGLTVLRPEHLAGAGTGLHQLDETKLLVGTSGLAADGRDVVARLNRVHGVQPELGGAGHVLCITTIGNTESDMDRLVAGFAEVAGYAGRRPDGARSDLITDLLAVRPQTVLTPREAFFAAEVSVPLAQASGRIAAEAITPYPPGIPLVMPGERLSDDVIGLLGALRSAGNPISSSDPTMNFVKVVS
- a CDS encoding MFS transporter, giving the protein MRQGPLAGRYPAVAAMVTLALIPYLALSSAIDPLVPIISEQLHMSAQAMTLTSGLGNAAYAIGTVLAVQFAQHLPQRRMLLLYAVLLVVGSVAAAAAPNAAFFIGGHIVQGLSTSMLLIAAAPPLTIGFPRSKLRNTAVIMNMCVFGAVALGPFVGGVQAEANAWRPLFWIVAAIALLALILAALTFDDAPPADLDAPRDLRAIALAAVGCTAAFVGAAQLTSHGFSDFAVTGPMFGGLILIVVLIVYQFRARRPLLTVRTMLTSAIPVAGVGVALFAAAASVAATVLTAAVFLETYSPAHVGLLYLPELAGAVVMAVVFGIVISRRAMHYLPLVGMALLAAGIAVFRFALPANQPLAVLGSTLTGLALGATVAPALFVAGFSLKSNSLQRVFAIIELLRAVAAFMVAPIFVYFATHVTGDLVEGTGIALWIGFGLAIAGAVFGVAVYVLSGARPQVPDLDEFLDGDSPAWYSPPLLARLRSDLPSSVAVAEHPTPAATSAPPHPPSVDRPVLFAYDGSELAAQAITHAAASLSPRSAVVVCVWQPVDVGFTPTNGTHFDADRASEVRRAAEQTAAHGAALARDAGFQSCSVAVEATPTWKGIVAAADEHNASLIVLAPHRRSGLLGRLEGSVATAVATHTDVPVLLIPQADGTIGPQQR
- a CDS encoding EthD family reductase; translated protein: MTTMFVTYAGDAATRFDRDYYTGTHLPLVMTAWGPYGLRSATAFFPEGRVEGTIALAVCEFDDDAAVDAALGSPQSEAVMADIVNFTDSPPTRHRC
- a CDS encoding alpha/beta fold hydrolase, translating into MSSPMRCEAGGSPAILPADDTGPAPGPTVVLLHARPTDRSMWSPHLPEFAAAGVRAIAVDLPGYGEAADRSIEPWTAVNETLAALGVRHCVLVGNSLGALVALQVAAVHPELVTGLIAFGYRPHDQAPSALLQAAWDEERAALARGDIDEAVRAGVAAWTAPATPEATKASVARMLRNNLEHRRRYGDPTAGVDPLQRPGALRSLQVPTLVAVGALDMPDFFDGGQTLARELGTVPLIVVPGAAHLVPLDQPVAFRRLVLEFLDTLDGRR
- a CDS encoding aldo/keto reductase, encoding MTTTSLADRAGTFEIAGKTLARLGFGAMRLTGRGIWGPPKDRDECVRVVRRAVELGVALIDTADSYGPHISEEIIHDALHPYPEHVLIATKAGLTRNGPDVIDTDGGVVRLGPKAWPPVGRPEYLRQQALLSLRRLGLDHIDLFQLHRVDPAVPLEDQVGELKKLQDEGKIVAIGLSQVSVAQIEQARQIVDVTTVQNRYNLTDRSSADVLEYCHREGIGFIPWAPVAAGALARPGGPVDRIAAVHNASPSQVSLAWMLAQSETVLPIPGTAKVGHLEENIAAADLHLTREDLDELTNAV
- a CDS encoding helix-turn-helix domain-containing protein, translated to MNADNELGNYLRARRDAVTPKDIGLPPGLSRRVPGLRREEVALLAGVSTDYYMRIEQGRERFPSPQVLQAIARVLRLDEPAAAHLFRLGGCAPQTAAPPDGVVTADLLRMMDSLHDLPAFVVGRAQDILAANAIAEALYSGFQRFDNLLRMIFLDPFAREFYADWEQVARIAVGNLRASAARFPGDERIERITGALTVRSEAFTAHWMHYDVRPRTREVKEFRHPEVGSLRLSFESMAVESAPGQHLSVYSAESGSPSADGLILLRRLAEQRLEQQPPQSPQRDLAWNAGFE
- a CDS encoding TetR/AcrR family transcriptional regulator; translation: MGEPTGKAAPGTVRPGGRTSRVGIAVLEATLQVLAERGYTGLTVERVAECSGVNKSTIYRRWQTKESLLAAAVDNMADELFPISKTGVIDEDLRSFGRSLVDALTSESPSVAGVMRALLSDAGGEPRIAEIKRDFFAKRYREAAAMVDIAIADGHLPSDTDVRNLVGLVAAPLYYRKLVTSEPLDHTVADAAVETALIALQAGACRT